In one window of Bizionia sp. M204 DNA:
- a CDS encoding M48 family metallopeptidase produces MTATTLFYIIIAIIIVDFLVDKILDALNAKQYNDPIPEELDDVYNAEDYEKSQAYKKTNYKFGIITSTFSLVLSLAFLFFDGFEFIDNVARSYSENPIIIALIFFGIIMIGSDILTTPFAYYQTFVIEEKFGFNKTTKGTFLLDKIKGWGMMAVLGGGILALIIWFYQASGTYFWLYAWGLVTGFTVFMNMFYARLIVPLFNKQTPLETGELRNKIAAYAETVGFTLDKIFVIDGSKRSTKANAYFSGFGSEKRVTLYDTLITDLEDEEIVAVLAHEVGHYKMKHIIFNLVMSILLTGLTLYILSIFISNPLLSNALGVEIPSFHVGLIAFGLLYSPISEITGLIMNWFSRKFEYQADNYAKNTYAADPLITSLKKLSKNSLSNLTPHKAYVFMHYSHPTLLQRMKNLKS; encoded by the coding sequence ATGACCGCAACCACCCTATTCTACATCATCATAGCCATCATTATAGTAGATTTTCTTGTCGATAAAATCCTCGATGCTTTAAATGCCAAACAGTATAACGATCCTATTCCAGAAGAATTAGATGATGTTTACAATGCCGAAGATTATGAAAAATCCCAGGCCTACAAAAAAACCAATTACAAATTCGGCATTATAACATCCACATTTTCACTAGTACTTTCATTAGCGTTTCTATTTTTTGATGGCTTTGAATTTATTGATAATGTAGCGAGAAGCTATTCTGAAAATCCAATCATCATCGCTTTAATATTCTTTGGAATTATTATGATTGGGAGCGATATTTTAACCACACCCTTCGCCTATTATCAAACCTTTGTGATTGAAGAAAAATTCGGATTCAACAAAACCACTAAAGGCACTTTTTTATTAGACAAGATTAAAGGTTGGGGAATGATGGCTGTTTTAGGTGGTGGCATTTTAGCACTAATTATTTGGTTTTATCAAGCATCGGGCACATACTTTTGGCTATATGCTTGGGGACTAGTTACGGGCTTTACCGTTTTTATGAACATGTTTTACGCCCGCTTAATAGTGCCGCTATTCAATAAGCAAACACCTTTGGAAACAGGTGAACTTCGGAACAAAATTGCAGCTTACGCAGAAACCGTCGGTTTTACTTTGGATAAAATTTTCGTGATCGATGGCTCAAAACGAAGTACCAAAGCCAATGCGTATTTTTCAGGTTTTGGAAGTGAGAAACGCGTAACACTTTATGATACCTTGATTACCGACTTAGAGGATGAAGAAATTGTAGCTGTTCTGGCGCATGAAGTTGGACATTATAAAATGAAACATATTATCTTCAACTTGGTAATGTCCATATTGCTAACTGGATTAACCTTGTATATTCTTTCAATTTTTATTTCAAATCCACTTTTATCAAATGCCTTAGGTGTGGAAATACCGAGCTTTCATGTTGGGTTAATAGCCTTTGGTTTATTGTATAGTCCTATTTCCGAAATTACCGGATTAATTATGAATTGGTTCTCTAGAAAATTTGAATACCAAGCGGATAATTATGCTAAAAACACCTACGCTGCAGATCCGTTGATAACCTCGCTTAAAAAACTATCAAAAAATAGTTTGAGCAATTTAACACCACACAAGGCGTATGTGTTTATGCATTATTCGCATCCAACACTTCTGCAACGAATGAAGAATTTGAAATCTTAA
- a CDS encoding sterol desaturase family protein, translating to MKPKVTTDFKTGQAQIFKNPFLERLTKTDPVSNIVIYGIVIIGLSYLAIQIIGLRVFQFVGLFVLGVLFWTFAEYVLHRYVFHWVTEAKWSQRFHFVMHGAHHHYPKDEERLLMPPVPGIILASLLFGFFFTIFWLLGITNLVFGFFPGFFVGYLLYSFVHRATHVMRPPKRFKNLWHHHSLHHYQYPNKAFGVSNTFWDRVFGTMPPKARRINKN from the coding sequence ATGAAACCCAAGGTAACGACCGATTTTAAAACGGGACAAGCCCAAATTTTTAAGAACCCTTTTTTAGAACGTTTAACGAAAACGGATCCTGTATCCAATATTGTAATTTATGGAATAGTAATTATTGGCTTAAGCTATTTAGCTATTCAAATTATTGGTTTACGTGTTTTTCAGTTTGTTGGTCTATTTGTTTTGGGAGTTTTATTCTGGACATTTGCCGAATATGTTTTACATCGGTATGTATTTCATTGGGTAACCGAAGCCAAATGGTCCCAACGGTTTCATTTTGTTATGCATGGTGCTCATCACCATTATCCAAAAGATGAAGAACGTTTACTTATGCCACCTGTTCCCGGAATTATTTTAGCATCCTTATTATTTGGTTTCTTTTTTACAATATTCTGGTTGTTAGGTATAACCAATTTAGTTTTTGGTTTTTTTCCTGGCTTTTTTGTGGGATACTTATTATACTCTTTTGTGCATCGTGCTACCCATGTTATGCGTCCGCCTAAACGGTTTAAAAACCTATGGCATCACCATAGCTTGCACCACTATCAATACCCGAATAAGGCATTTGGTGTTTCTAATACTTTTTGGGATCGCGTTTTTGGCACGATGCCACCAAAAGCTCGCCGAATTAATAAAAATTAA